A genomic window from Halorubrum trapanicum includes:
- a CDS encoding GTP-binding protein: MTDDRIPVTVLSGYLGAGKTTMVNHLLANPGDRRIAVILNDMGEVNVDAELVARENDEEGVVDLSNGCICCRLQDDLLSEAAALAESREFDYLLVESSGISEPIPVARAFTEGTEDSEVDPTERFRLDTMVTVLDTYGFWKEFDAGESLPGDGEPAADRPLADVLVEGIEFCDVLVLNKTDMVPDDVLDEIESVADRLGPRAKRIRTSYSEVDPGDVLDTGRFDFETAKRSPGWKREIAASEGDAADEGDAASEGDAADEGDAAGEGREGGGGHAHDHDHAEGAAAAHGVDSFVYRSADALDPEPFADWLDDWDGAIVRAKGVANVAGTDEVIGVSQAGPSVQAGPIGEWEPDDDRRTRLVFIGSEMDEARIRGELDGLTTADADGETAAAEEAAADAFPL; the protein is encoded by the coding sequence ATGACAGACGACCGGATCCCGGTCACCGTCCTCAGCGGCTACCTCGGCGCCGGGAAGACGACCATGGTGAACCACCTGCTCGCAAACCCCGGCGACAGGCGGATCGCGGTCATCTTAAACGACATGGGAGAGGTGAACGTCGACGCCGAGCTCGTCGCCCGCGAGAACGACGAGGAGGGCGTCGTCGACCTCTCGAACGGCTGTATCTGCTGCCGGCTCCAGGACGACCTGCTCTCGGAGGCCGCGGCGCTCGCGGAGTCGCGCGAGTTCGACTACCTGCTCGTGGAGTCGTCGGGCATCTCCGAGCCGATCCCGGTCGCGCGGGCGTTCACAGAGGGGACCGAGGACAGCGAGGTCGACCCGACCGAGCGCTTCCGGCTGGACACGATGGTGACCGTCCTCGACACCTACGGGTTCTGGAAGGAGTTCGACGCGGGCGAGAGCCTCCCGGGCGACGGCGAGCCGGCGGCCGACCGCCCCCTCGCGGACGTGCTCGTCGAGGGGATCGAGTTCTGCGACGTGCTCGTGTTGAACAAGACTGACATGGTCCCCGACGACGTGCTCGACGAGATCGAGTCGGTCGCCGACCGGCTGGGGCCGCGTGCGAAGCGGATCCGGACGAGCTACTCCGAGGTCGACCCCGGCGACGTGCTCGACACCGGGCGGTTCGACTTCGAGACGGCCAAGCGGTCACCGGGGTGGAAACGCGAGATCGCCGCGAGCGAGGGCGACGCGGCGGACGAGGGCGACGCGGCGAGCGAGGGCGACGCGGCGGACGAGGGCGATGCGGCGGGCGAGGGCAGAGAAGGAGGAGGCGGCCACGCGCACGACCACGACCACGCCGAGGGGGCCGCCGCGGCCCACGGGGTCGACTCGTTCGTCTACCGCTCGGCCGACGCGCTCGACCCGGAGCCGTTCGCGGACTGGCTCGACGACTGGGACGGCGCGATCGTTCGGGCGAAGGGCGTCGCGAACGTCGCGGGCACCGACGAGGTGATCGGCGTGAGCCAGGCCGGCCCCTCGGTACAGGCGGGTCCCATCGGCGAGTGGGAGCCCGACGACGACAGGCGGACGCGGCTCGTGTTCATCGGCAGCGAGATGGACGAGGCGCGGATCCGCGGCGAGCTCGACGGCCTGACGACGGCCGACGCCGACGGGGAGACCGCGGCCGCCGAGGAGGCGGCTGCGGACGCGTTCCCGCTGTGA
- a CDS encoding glutathione-independent formaldehyde dehydrogenase, with the protein MRAVVYQGPYDVAVEDVDEPEIEHPNDVVVDITTSCICGSDLHMYEGRTAAEEGIIFGHENMGVVSEVGEAVSTLEEGDRVVMPFNVSCGFCQNCEEGYTGFCTNVNPGFAGGAYGYVAMGPYPGGQAEKLRVPYADHNALKLPEGREHEDAFSLLADIFPTGWHGTELANLESGESVAIFGAGPVGLMAAYSAKIKGAAEIYVVDQVPSRLELAEEHCDAHAIDFSEGDPVDQIIEEHGGMVDKGVDAVGYQATDPDDVDTETEDYSYQPAKENPAVVINNLIRVVRPTGELGIPGLYVPEDPGAPDDMAAQGRLGIDFGKFFEKGLKCGTGQCNVKEYNRYLRDMIIEGRADPSWVVSHRVDLEEAPEMYEAFDAREEGVTKVLLEP; encoded by the coding sequence ATGAGAGCTGTTGTCTATCAAGGCCCATACGACGTGGCCGTCGAAGACGTAGACGAACCGGAGATAGAACACCCGAACGACGTCGTCGTCGATATCACTACGTCCTGTATCTGTGGGTCGGACCTCCACATGTACGAGGGTCGAACCGCGGCCGAGGAAGGGATCATCTTCGGCCACGAGAACATGGGCGTCGTCAGCGAGGTCGGCGAAGCGGTATCGACGCTGGAGGAGGGCGACCGCGTCGTGATGCCGTTCAACGTCTCCTGCGGCTTCTGTCAGAACTGCGAGGAGGGGTACACCGGCTTCTGTACCAACGTCAACCCCGGCTTCGCGGGCGGCGCGTACGGTTACGTCGCCATGGGCCCGTATCCGGGCGGACAGGCGGAAAAACTGCGCGTCCCGTACGCCGACCACAACGCGCTGAAGCTGCCGGAGGGCCGCGAACACGAGGACGCGTTCTCGCTGCTCGCGGACATCTTCCCGACGGGGTGGCACGGCACCGAGCTGGCGAACCTCGAGTCGGGCGAGTCCGTCGCCATCTTCGGCGCGGGACCGGTCGGGCTGATGGCCGCCTACAGCGCGAAGATCAAGGGCGCGGCCGAGATCTACGTCGTCGATCAGGTGCCGAGCCGACTTGAGCTCGCGGAGGAGCACTGCGACGCCCACGCCATCGACTTCTCCGAGGGCGACCCGGTCGACCAGATCATCGAGGAGCACGGCGGGATGGTCGACAAGGGCGTCGACGCGGTCGGCTACCAGGCGACCGACCCGGACGACGTCGACACCGAGACGGAGGACTACTCCTACCAGCCGGCCAAGGAGAATCCGGCGGTCGTGATCAACAACCTCATCCGGGTCGTCCGGCCGACCGGCGAGCTGGGAATTCCCGGGCTCTACGTCCCTGAGGACCCCGGCGCGCCCGACGACATGGCCGCGCAGGGGCGACTCGGCATCGACTTCGGGAAGTTCTTCGAGAAGGGGCTCAAGTGCGGCACCGGGCAGTGTAACGTGAAGGAGTACAACCGGTACCTCCGCGACATGATCATCGAGGGCCGGGCGGACCCGAGCTGGGTCGTCTCGCACCGGGTCGACCTGGAGGAGGCGCCCGAGATGTACGAGGCGTTCGACGCCCGCGAGGAGGGCGTCACGAAGGTCCTGCTGGAGCCCTGA